In Clostridium swellfunianum, a genomic segment contains:
- the atpC gene encoding ATP synthase F1 subunit epsilon yields the protein MSEALKLTILTPEREVFAGEVKELSTENELGRLEILSKHMPMITSLTPTVTMFTTSDGVRHKVFTSTGVLKVYNNYITMLIETAEWPEEIDISRAKHAKEEAVNLLHKSGTDHKKAELKLRRALARIKTKH from the coding sequence ATGAGTGAAGCATTAAAGCTTACTATATTAACTCCTGAAAGAGAAGTTTTTGCTGGAGAAGTGAAGGAGCTAAGTACTGAAAATGAATTAGGAAGATTAGAAATTCTTTCTAAACATATGCCAATGATTACTTCATTGACACCAACAGTAACTATGTTTACTACTTCAGATGGTGTACGCCATAAAGTTTTTACCTCAACTGGGGTTCTTAAAGTATATAATAATTACATTACTATGCTTATCGAAACAGCTGAATGGCCTGAGGAAATAGATATTAGCAGAGCTAAACATGCTAAAGAAGAGGCTGTAAATCTTTTGCATAAGTCAGGCACTGATCACAAAAAAGCTGAATTAAAATTAAGAAGAGCTTTAGCTAGAATAAAAACAAAACACTAA
- the atpD gene encoding F0F1 ATP synthase subunit beta, which translates to MSESIGKVVQVIGPVVDIKFNSENLPSIYNAIEIKTSHGEPLVVEVEQHIGDDVVRTIAMDSTEGLKRGMEAVDTGTPISVPVGKECLGRLFNVLGKAIDGGDAVKASTYYPIHRSAPSFEEQSVSPEMFETGIKVIDLIAPYQRGGKIGLFGGAGVGKTVLIQELINNIAKQHGGISVFTGVGERTREGNDLYYEMKESGVINKTALVFGQMNEPPGARMRVALTGLTMAEYYRDQGQDVLLFIDNIFRFTQAGSEVSALLGRIPSAVGYQPTLATEMGALQERITSTKHGSITSVQAVYVPADDLTDPAPATTFAHLDATTVLSRAIVELGIYPAVDPLDSTSRILDPRVVGEEHYKVANDVKHILERYKELQDIIAILGIDELSDEDKLVVARARKVQRFLSQPFTVGEQFTGIPGKFVSVKETVRGFKEILEGKHDDLPEAAFLFVGTIDEAVETAKKMMAE; encoded by the coding sequence ATGTCTGAAAGCATAGGCAAGGTTGTACAGGTTATAGGACCTGTTGTAGATATAAAGTTTAACTCAGAAAATCTACCTAGCATTTACAATGCCATTGAGATAAAAACTTCTCATGGAGAGCCTTTAGTTGTAGAAGTAGAACAGCATATAGGAGACGATGTTGTTAGAACTATTGCCATGGATTCTACTGAAGGTTTAAAGAGGGGAATGGAAGCGGTTGATACTGGAACGCCAATCTCAGTTCCAGTAGGAAAAGAATGCTTAGGAAGACTGTTTAATGTTTTAGGAAAAGCTATAGATGGTGGTGATGCTGTAAAGGCTAGCACATATTATCCAATACACAGGTCAGCACCAAGCTTTGAAGAACAATCCGTTTCACCAGAAATGTTTGAAACAGGAATAAAGGTTATTGATCTTATAGCACCCTATCAAAGAGGCGGTAAAATAGGACTTTTTGGTGGTGCAGGAGTAGGTAAAACAGTATTGATTCAGGAACTTATAAACAATATAGCTAAGCAGCATGGAGGAATATCTGTATTTACAGGTGTTGGCGAGAGAACAAGAGAAGGTAATGACCTTTACTATGAAATGAAAGAATCAGGGGTTATCAACAAAACTGCATTAGTGTTCGGACAGATGAACGAACCGCCTGGAGCAAGAATGAGAGTTGCTCTAACTGGTCTTACTATGGCTGAATATTACAGAGATCAGGGACAGGATGTACTATTATTTATTGATAATATCTTTAGATTTACTCAAGCGGGCTCAGAGGTTTCAGCATTGCTTGGAAGAATACCAAGCGCTGTTGGATACCAGCCAACCTTAGCCACTGAAATGGGAGCTCTTCAAGAAAGAATAACTTCCACAAAGCATGGATCCATAACATCTGTGCAAGCGGTTTATGTGCCTGCAGACGATTTGACAGATCCAGCTCCCGCAACTACTTTTGCTCACCTTGATGCAACAACAGTTTTATCAAGAGCAATAGTGGAGCTTGGTATATATCCGGCTGTAGATCCGCTTGATTCAACTTCTAGAATCCTTGATCCAAGAGTTGTGGGTGAAGAGCACTATAAGGTAGCAAATGATGTTAAGCATATTCTTGAGAGATACAAGGAGCTTCAAGATATCATTGCTATACTTGGAATAGATGAATTATCTGATGAAGATAAGCTAGTAGTAGCAAGGGCAAGAAAGGTTCAAAGATTTTTATCTCAGCCTTTTACAGTAGGAGAACAATTTACAGGTATTCCTGGAAAATTCGTTTCTGTAAAGGAAACAGTTAGAGGTTTTAAGGAAATACTTGAAGGAAAGCATGATGACCTTCCAGAAGCAGCTTTTCTTTTTGTAGGAACTATTGACGAGGCTGTTGAAACTGCAAAGAAGATGATGGCTGAGTAA
- the atpG gene encoding ATP synthase F1 subunit gamma, producing MAGSGLIGIKRRIKSVTNTSKITKAMGLVATSKFRKTKDELEKNQKYTDSFKEVLKDVLISHTSPNVYKDGNGSKKKLYIVLTSDSGLCGSFNANIINKAVEEIKDDKENSIIMVIGAKGISYFSRFNYEVALKYTDIHDIPTLGDANDFAMVAWKMYKNREVGQIKIIYAHFISQAKQDIVVEQLLPFSSGESTKDNNGFTIFEPTIESVIKDMIPLYMREKVLNCLLQSKTSEQATRMTAMDGATKSANQLLDKLKLQFNRLRQSAITQEISEIVGGAEAQK from the coding sequence GTGGCAGGCTCTGGACTTATAGGTATAAAAAGAAGAATTAAATCTGTAACTAATACAAGTAAGATTACGAAGGCTATGGGACTTGTTGCCACTTCAAAATTTAGAAAAACGAAGGATGAATTAGAGAAAAATCAAAAGTACACTGACTCCTTCAAAGAAGTTCTAAAAGATGTTTTGATAAGCCACACAAGTCCTAATGTATATAAGGATGGGAATGGCAGCAAGAAAAAATTATACATTGTTTTAACTTCAGATTCAGGTCTTTGTGGTTCCTTTAATGCCAATATAATAAACAAAGCTGTAGAAGAAATAAAGGATGACAAGGAAAACTCCATTATTATGGTAATAGGAGCAAAAGGTATTTCTTATTTTAGCAGATTTAATTATGAGGTTGCTTTAAAGTATACAGATATTCATGATATACCAACATTAGGAGATGCAAATGACTTTGCAATGGTTGCATGGAAGATGTATAAAAATAGAGAAGTTGGTCAAATAAAGATAATTTATGCACACTTTATATCACAGGCAAAGCAGGATATTGTAGTTGAGCAGCTTCTGCCTTTTAGCAGTGGAGAAAGCACCAAGGACAACAATGGATTTACTATTTTTGAGCCTACAATTGAGTCGGTTATAAAGGATATGATTCCGCTATATATGAGAGAAAAGGTGCTTAATTGCTTGCTTCAATCTAAAACTAGCGAACAGGCAACAAGAATGACTGCAATGGATGGTGCTACAAAGAGTGCAAATCAACTATTAGATAAATTAAAGCTTCAGTTTAACAGACTCAGACAGAGTGCAATTACGCAGGAAATATCAGAAATAGTTGGCGGAGCTGAAGCTCAGAAATAA